In a single window of the Acidobacteriota bacterium genome:
- a CDS encoding class I SAM-dependent methyltransferase: MPRYHFLNLTCDQILKEGITGDVAELGVFRGNSAFLLAKLARKLGTTAYLFDTYEGFDQRDLAGVDAKAPAAFSNTSLERVKRLVGEENAVYVAGFFPDSLGQVEGDPRFCLVHLDCDLYAPMKAALEYFYPRLVPGGWLIVHDYASLVWDGAEKAVDEFFADKPENLILIPDKAGTAVIRRTS; encoded by the coding sequence ATGCCGCGATACCATTTTCTGAATCTCACCTGCGACCAGATATTGAAAGAAGGCATCACGGGCGACGTCGCCGAATTGGGCGTTTTTCGCGGGAATTCGGCGTTCCTGTTGGCGAAATTGGCGCGAAAGCTCGGCACGACGGCATATCTTTTCGACACATACGAAGGCTTTGACCAACGCGACCTGGCGGGCGTGGACGCCAAAGCCCCGGCAGCCTTTTCAAATACGTCGCTGGAGCGCGTAAAACGGCTCGTCGGCGAAGAGAACGCTGTTTATGTCGCGGGCTTTTTTCCGGATTCACTCGGACAGGTCGAGGGCGACCCGCGTTTTTGCCTTGTACACCTTGACTGCGATCTCTACGCGCCGATGAAGGCCGCACTTGAATATTTTTATCCGCGGCTGGTGCCCGGCGGCTGGCTGATAGTGCACGATTATGCAAGCCTCGTGTGGGACGGCGCGGAAAAGGCGGTCGATGAGTTCTTTGCAGACAAACCCGAGAATCTGATACTCATTCCCGACAAAGCGGGAACTGCCGTCATCCGCCGCACTTCATAG
- the xth gene encoding exodeoxyribonuclease III has product MKIATWNVNSINVRVPHLVEWARREQPDVICLQETKCVDENFPLPIVNELGYEAEFFGQKSYNGVAILSKHAMSDVQKGFADDDEDAPKRLIAATVKGVRMVNTYIPNGTELGTDKFAFKLDWLQRLRHFFDAGCDTAGDVLLCGDFNVAMTDEDVWSVPHWQGKLHFTLPERAAMHYVKQWGFDDAFRVKNGDVKQFSWWNYREGAWQKNQGLRIDYIWTSPSLTAKCTSCVIDTSTRGLEKPSDHAPVIAEFAV; this is encoded by the coding sequence ATGAAGATCGCAACTTGGAATGTGAATTCGATCAACGTTCGTGTGCCGCATCTGGTCGAGTGGGCGAGGCGTGAGCAGCCGGACGTGATCTGCCTGCAGGAGACAAAATGCGTTGACGAGAACTTCCCTCTTCCGATCGTGAACGAGCTCGGTTACGAGGCGGAGTTTTTCGGGCAGAAATCGTATAATGGCGTCGCGATATTGTCGAAACACGCGATGTCGGACGTGCAGAAAGGCTTTGCGGACGACGACGAAGATGCTCCCAAACGCCTGATCGCCGCGACGGTGAAAGGCGTCCGCATGGTCAATACGTACATACCTAACGGCACGGAGCTCGGCACGGACAAATTCGCTTTCAAGCTGGACTGGCTGCAGCGGCTGCGGCATTTTTTTGACGCCGGCTGCGACACGGCGGGCGACGTTCTGCTGTGCGGTGATTTTAACGTGGCGATGACGGACGAGGACGTCTGGAGCGTGCCGCATTGGCAGGGCAAACTGCATTTTACGCTGCCCGAACGCGCGGCGATGCACTACGTGAAACAGTGGGGGTTTGACGACGCTTTCCGCGTGAAGAACGGCGATGTGAAGCAGTTTTCGTGGTGGAATTACCGCGAGGGAGCCTGGCAGAAGAATCAGGGCCTGCGCATCGACTACATCTGGACGTCGCCGAGCCTAACGGCAAAATGCACGTCGTGCGTGATCGACACCTCGACACGCGGCCTGGAAAAACCGAGCGACCACGCACCGGTGATCGCGGAATTCGCGGTCTAG
- the atpH gene encoding ATP synthase F1 subunit delta: protein MSIEVVARRYSTALADVVAGHDTADTVRNEIAGFTAMLAENADLSNVFANPSIPHASKEKVLEEILSRTKPSQITANFLRVLLRNSRLTGIAVIREKFEEELEFRGGVVPAEVISAAELPADERAEFERSLEELTGKKVKIDFAVDSGLIGGVVTRIGSTVYDGSVKTKLENLREQLISG from the coding sequence ATGAGCATCGAAGTTGTAGCCCGCCGTTATTCGACAGCCCTCGCCGACGTCGTCGCAGGGCATGACACCGCAGACACCGTGCGAAACGAGATCGCCGGTTTTACGGCAATGCTTGCCGAAAACGCCGACCTGTCAAACGTTTTCGCCAACCCGTCGATCCCGCATGCTTCGAAGGAAAAGGTGCTCGAAGAGATCCTTTCCAGGACGAAGCCTTCGCAGATCACAGCGAACTTTTTGCGTGTCCTGCTTCGCAATTCGCGGCTGACGGGCATCGCCGTTATCAGGGAAAAATTTGAAGAGGAGCTTGAATTTCGCGGCGGCGTCGTCCCGGCCGAGGTCATCTCGGCGGCGGAACTGCCGGCGGACGAGCGTGCTGAATTCGAACGCTCGCTCGAAGAGCTCACCGGCAAGAAAGTGAAGATAGATTTTGCGGTGGACAGCGGCCTGATCGGCGGTGTCGTCACGCGTATCGGATCGACCGTTTATGACGGCTCGGTCAAAACGAAACTGGAGAATTTAAGAGAACAACTTATCAGCGGATAG